In one Vagococcus entomophilus genomic region, the following are encoded:
- the pcp gene encoding pyroglutamyl-peptidase I, producing MRILITGFDPFGGEQMNPSFEAIQLLPASICGVSIIKEEIPTVFGKAKSVMEQLIEKHQPDIVINVGQAGGRNSISFERVAINIDDAKIPDNEGNQPLDCVIQENGAPAYFTQLPIKAMLRALTEEGIPATVSNTAGTFVCNHIMYQVQYLIQTRYPTLQAGFIHVPYILEQKTSSNHAAFFLPLETIAAGIKKAIATIIEYQNQPDIKEVGGQLY from the coding sequence ATGAGAATACTGATAACTGGGTTTGACCCATTTGGCGGTGAACAAATGAATCCTTCTTTTGAAGCAATTCAACTATTGCCCGCCTCCATTTGTGGGGTCTCTATCATAAAAGAAGAAATTCCTACTGTTTTTGGAAAAGCAAAATCCGTCATGGAACAATTGATCGAAAAGCATCAACCAGATATCGTGATTAATGTCGGTCAGGCTGGAGGCAGAAATTCTATTTCATTTGAACGTGTCGCAATCAATATTGACGATGCGAAAATCCCCGACAATGAAGGAAACCAGCCGCTTGATTGCGTCATTCAAGAAAATGGTGCACCTGCTTACTTCACACAATTGCCAATTAAAGCTATGCTACGCGCCTTGACTGAAGAAGGGATTCCAGCTACTGTTTCGAACACTGCAGGAACTTTTGTCTGTAATCATATTATGTATCAAGTCCAGTACTTAATTCAAACCCGCTATCCTACTCTTCAAGCTGGCTTTATTCATGTTCCTTACATTTTGGAGCAGAAAACATCTAGTAATCATGCAGCCTTTTTTCTTCCACTAGAAACGATTGCTGCAGGCATTAAAAAAGCTATTGCCACGATTATTGAGTATCA